The nucleotide sequence CCCTGTAGAGGACTTCGCACGCCTCTTCCGCCGGGGCGTCCAGGTTGAGCACAAAGGGGCGGATGGGCTGATTGAAGGCATTGTTTCGCACAGCCTCGATGAATTCCGGCGGGTAGCCCGGCGGTATCTCCTCGTCATCCGGTCCTTTTGGGGCGATATCGAGCACGCTGGTGATGTTGAGGGCGGGCGCGCGGTCCGCCACCCAGAGGAGGGCCTTGCAGACGAGGGAAAAGGCGTTGGCTTCGTACTCCGGGAGCATGTCGAAGGGATTGCCCGGCACGGGAACGAGACAGTGGTTTGGGGAGGGGGCATTCTGGAAGTTGAGGGTGGTCAGGCGGTTCTGTTCACCGCCGTAGCACTGGACCATGGCTTGCTGTTCGGTCTCGGGAATGCCGAGGGGGCCGATGCCGCGGGTGAGCGGGGGGGGCGTTTCGAGGGCGGGCTGGGCCTTCAGCCATTGGGCGAGCGGGCCGGTCCCTTCGAGGGCTGCGCCGGTTGCGAGCAGCCCCACGCCGTTTCCGGCGTGTTCGATGATGCGCTGCTGGACGCTCTCGGGCAAAATGTCCGGGTTGAAGTGGGCCAGGAGTATGACGTCGAATTTTCGCTTTTCGAGGAGCCGTTCCAGGCGCTTTGCCACTTGCTCATAGGCTGCGTCCGGGAAGTTGGGCTCGGGGAACTGGGGATCGAAGCCGAGATGCTTTTCGTCCCACACGGCGACCGTTTCCAGCTCCAGTTCGATGTAGCTTCGGAGCTGGGCCAGGTCGCCAAAGGCGCCGTAGGGTGCAATGGCGACGACGCGCAGTGGGCCGCCCGCGAGGGGCGAGGCCCAGGAGACCCGCGCGCCGGGGGATTCCAGGGGGAGGGTGTGGAACGGCAGGGGGGCGGGATCACCCGCGGCCGGGGCCACGGTACTCCATGCGCCGAGCCAAGCCAGAAGGAGTAAGGTCAAAAATCTATTCATGTGCCGAAAGGCCCCTGGGTTTGCGATCTCGTGAAACAGCGCCCCCATCATAGCAAAGACCGGAGAGCAGCCCTAACGAAGGCAACGCACGGGGCGGGATGAATTGGGACGGGGTCGGAAAATAAGACCCCACGGAAGCAAATCCGCCGGTCCTTGTCGGCCTCCGGGTCGGGTTCCGTGGGGTGAACTATGGTGGTTATCGTCCGCGATTACGCCCGCGGGCGCCGGGCCAGGCCAGCAGCGCCATTGTTGCGCAGGCGAGCAGGAATAGGTCACCGGCGAGATCGCCCAGACGCAGCGTGAGGTTTTTGGTCGTGGTGGCGCAGTTGCAACCCACGTTACCGTTTGCCGTGCGGTTCAGCTCCGCGCGGCTCAGGGCGCCATTCCCGTCGAGATCGAGCACATCGAACTGCTCTTGTGTGAGGCCAGCCATCTGGGCCTGTGCTTCGGCAAAGCTTAGCAATCCGTCGGCGTCGGTGTCGGCATCTGTGAAGAGTTCGAGCAAGTCTTCAGCGATGATCTGGAGTTCGCCTTCGCCTTCACCTTCACCTTCGCCTTCACCTTCACCTTCACCTTCACCTTCACCTTCACCTTCACCCTCGCCTTCGCCTTCACCTTCGCCTTCACCTTCGCCTTCACCTTCGCCTTCACCTTCGCCTTCGCCTTCACCTTCACCTTCACCTTCACCTTCACCTTCGCCTTCACCTTCACCTTCGCCTTCCGCCGCCGCCGATACCACGATGTACCGGGTTTTCGTCTCAACATCGCCATTGTTTGCGTTGTCTATCGCACTCAGGGTCACGGAATAGCTGCCCGGTGTCGCGTAGACATGGGTTGGATTCTGATCGGCGCTGAACTGACCATCACCGAAAGCCCATAGCAGCGATTTCAGTCCGTAGGGCTCGGCGATGCTTTGATCAAAGAACTGGACGGTCAGGGGCGCTTCACCGGTGGTGAGGTCCGACGTGAATTCCGCGATCAGCGTCACTTCACCCTCACCCTCACCCTCACCCTCACCCTCACCCTCACCCTCGCCTTCACCCTCGCCTTCACCCTCGCCTTCACCCTCGCCTTCACCCTCGCCTTCACC is from Candidatus Hydrogenedentota bacterium and encodes:
- a CDS encoding PKD domain-containing protein: GEGEGEGEGEGEGEGEGEGEGEGEGEGEGEGEGEVTLIAEFTSDLTTGEAPLTVQFFDQSIAEPYGLKSLLWAFGDGQFSADQNPTHVYATPGSYSVTLSAIDNANNGDVETKTRYIVVSAAAEGEGEGEGEGEGEGEGEGEGEGEGEGEGEGEGEGEGEGEGEGEGEGEGEGEGEGEGEGEGEGEGELQIIAEDLLELFTDADTDADGLLSFAEAQAQMAGLTQEQFDVLDLDGNGALSRAELNRTANGNVGCNCATTTKNLTLRLGDLAGDLFLLACATMALLAWPGARGRNRGR